In the genome of Terribacillus sp. FSL K6-0262, one region contains:
- the hisIE gene encoding bifunctional phosphoribosyl-AMP cyclohydrolase/phosphoribosyl-ATP diphosphatase HisIE — translation MKPDFTKGLVPAIVQDSRTKQVLMLAYMNAEAYERTLETKETWFYSRSREELWNKGATSGNTQQVVDMKLDCDNDTILISVIPQGPACHTGEVSCFFNETPINGETMTETNIFHTVMDEAEDRKKNPVENSYTNYLYEKGVDKIGKKVIEEAGEVVIAAKNDDQEELINEVSDLLYHSFVLLANQGVSLQEVEAELARRFQKKGNNKGERPPIEEW, via the coding sequence GTGAAGCCTGATTTCACCAAAGGACTTGTCCCTGCCATCGTGCAGGACAGTCGGACCAAGCAAGTGCTCATGCTAGCCTATATGAACGCAGAAGCCTATGAAAGGACACTGGAAACAAAAGAAACATGGTTCTATTCCCGATCGCGTGAGGAGCTTTGGAATAAAGGGGCGACCTCCGGCAACACCCAGCAAGTCGTCGATATGAAATTGGATTGTGATAATGACACGATCCTGATCAGTGTCATTCCGCAGGGACCAGCCTGTCACACGGGTGAGGTGAGCTGTTTCTTCAACGAAACACCAATAAATGGAGAAACGATGACAGAAACGAATATCTTCCATACTGTCATGGATGAAGCTGAAGACCGGAAAAAGAATCCAGTCGAAAATTCCTATACAAACTACCTTTATGAGAAGGGTGTCGATAAAATAGGCAAGAAAGTGATCGAAGAGGCAGGGGAAGTCGTCATTGCTGCCAAAAATGATGATCAGGAGGAACTGATAAATGAAGTGAGCGACCTGCTGTATCACAGCTTCGTCCTGCTGGCCAATCAAGGTGTCAGCCTGCAGGAAGTGGAGGCAGAGCTGGCCCGCCGTTTTCAAAAGAAAGGCAATAATAAAGGAGAGCGTCCGCCGATTGAGGAGTGGTGA
- a CDS encoding glycoside hydrolase family 43 protein — protein sequence MTIIQNPILTGFNPDPSICRSGEDYYIAVSTFEWFPGVGIYHSKDLKNWRLASRPLSRISQLNMMGNPDSGGVWAPALSFHDNKFWLIYTDVKVVDGQWKDCHNYLVTCDTIDGDWSEPIYLNSSGFDPSLFHDDDGKKYLVNMVWDQRVDHHNFYGIALQEYNVLEEKLVGKREIIFKGTEVKLTEAPHLYKMNGYYYLLTAEGGTKYDHQATIARSENLHGPYEVHPENPLITSFPYPKNPLQKAGHASIVQTHTNEWFLVHLTGRPLSQPDKPLLDPRGYCPLGRETAIQRLEWKNDWPYVTGGNQPSLKIEGPTIQEVKWERDYEVKDDFDSDSLNLHFQSLRIPLNDKIANLKDNPGHLRLYGRESLTSKFTQAFVARRWQHFHFTAETKVSYHPTNFQQAAGLVNYYNTQNWSALQVTWDEDKGRILDLTICDNFVFQQPLRDKQIIIPEGVEYIYLRCNVNANTYTYHYSFDGEKWGTLPITLPSHKLSDDYIHGGGFFTGAFIGMQCQDTSGQQLHADFDYFIYNAEDGTESDLSLTQS from the coding sequence ATGACAATCATTCAAAATCCCATTCTCACAGGGTTTAATCCGGATCCAAGTATTTGTCGCTCAGGAGAAGATTATTATATTGCTGTATCCACTTTCGAATGGTTTCCGGGAGTGGGCATTTATCACTCGAAAGATTTGAAAAATTGGCGTTTGGCATCAAGGCCCCTTAGTCGTATAAGCCAATTGAATATGATGGGTAATCCTGATTCCGGAGGCGTTTGGGCTCCTGCCTTATCCTTTCATGACAATAAGTTCTGGCTCATCTATACCGATGTCAAAGTAGTCGATGGCCAATGGAAGGATTGCCATAATTACTTGGTTACCTGCGATACCATAGATGGTGATTGGTCTGAACCGATATACTTGAACAGTTCTGGATTCGACCCTTCTTTGTTCCATGACGACGACGGTAAAAAATATCTTGTAAACATGGTTTGGGATCAACGAGTCGATCATCATAATTTTTATGGCATCGCTCTGCAGGAATACAATGTTTTGGAAGAAAAACTTGTAGGCAAACGAGAAATCATCTTCAAAGGTACAGAGGTGAAATTAACCGAAGCTCCGCACCTATATAAAATGAACGGATATTATTATCTTTTGACAGCCGAGGGGGGAACCAAATACGACCATCAAGCAACTATTGCACGGTCTGAAAATTTGCACGGGCCATATGAAGTTCATCCGGAAAATCCTTTGATCACTTCTTTTCCGTATCCTAAAAATCCGCTGCAGAAAGCTGGGCACGCATCCATTGTTCAAACACATACCAATGAGTGGTTTCTGGTTCACTTGACGGGCCGACCTTTGTCACAACCAGACAAACCCTTGCTGGACCCGCGCGGATATTGTCCGCTTGGCCGTGAAACCGCGATTCAACGCTTGGAATGGAAAAATGATTGGCCTTATGTTACAGGAGGCAATCAACCTTCCCTAAAAATAGAAGGTCCAACCATCCAAGAGGTGAAATGGGAACGTGATTATGAGGTAAAAGACGATTTTGATTCCGATTCGCTGAATCTTCACTTCCAATCACTGCGAATACCCTTAAACGATAAGATTGCCAATCTTAAAGATAACCCTGGTCATCTAAGGCTCTACGGGAGAGAATCGCTTACTTCTAAATTCACACAGGCCTTTGTTGCAAGAAGGTGGCAGCATTTTCACTTTACAGCTGAAACAAAAGTATCTTATCATCCGACCAATTTTCAGCAGGCTGCTGGGCTGGTGAACTATTATAATACCCAAAATTGGTCTGCCTTGCAGGTTACATGGGATGAAGATAAAGGAAGGATACTTGATTTGACCATATGTGATAACTTTGTTTTTCAGCAGCCTCTCCGAGATAAACAAATCATTATTCCTGAAGGAGTGGAATACATTTATTTGCGCTGTAATGTAAACGCTAACACATACACTTATCATTACTCCTTTGATGGGGAAAAGTGGGGAACACTCCCGATTACACTCCCTTCCCATAAACTATCGGATGATTATATCCATGGCGGCGGCTTCTTTACAGGCGCATTTATCGGGATGCAATGCCAGGATACATCAGGTCAGCAGCTGCATGCTGATTTTGATTATTTTATCTACAATGCTGAAGATGGTACCGAGTCCGACCTCTCTCTAACTCAAAGCTGA
- the hisG gene encoding ATP phosphoribosyltransferase yields the protein MKPVIALTKGRVEKQFLGFLEKRGIDSTPLVEKGRKLSVETEEAVYFFAKGVDVTTYVQHGIADLGIVGEDIIAEFQPDVFNLFPLPFGACKMAVAAEKGKVWPDRKKRIASKYTNITKQYYLDKGESVDIIKLEGSVELAPLLGLADAIVDIVETGTTLKENGLEVIEDIQHFTARVIANRSSLKMKRNILQPYLAALQEEVAQA from the coding sequence ATGAAGCCAGTCATCGCATTGACAAAGGGTCGTGTCGAGAAGCAATTCCTTGGCTTTTTGGAGAAACGGGGCATCGATAGTACACCTTTGGTGGAAAAGGGACGCAAGTTGAGCGTCGAAACAGAGGAAGCTGTTTATTTTTTTGCAAAAGGTGTGGACGTGACAACCTACGTACAGCATGGCATTGCCGACCTTGGTATCGTAGGGGAGGATATCATCGCAGAGTTCCAGCCGGATGTTTTTAATCTCTTCCCGCTGCCATTTGGGGCTTGCAAGATGGCAGTGGCTGCGGAAAAGGGGAAGGTCTGGCCGGATCGGAAGAAACGAATTGCCAGCAAATATACCAATATCACGAAGCAATATTATCTCGATAAAGGGGAATCGGTCGACATCATCAAACTGGAGGGATCTGTGGAATTGGCGCCGCTGCTTGGATTGGCAGATGCGATCGTCGATATCGTCGAGACGGGCACAACCTTGAAGGAGAATGGCTTAGAAGTGATCGAAGATATCCAGCATTTCACTGCCAGAGTCATTGCCAATCGATCCTCGCTTAAAATGAAGCGGAATATTCTTCAGCCATACCTTGCTGCTTTGCAGGAAGAGGTGGCACAAGCATGA
- a CDS encoding SDR family NAD(P)-dependent oxidoreductase: MKLSNNTIIITGGTSGIGLAYAKELLKRGNKVIVIGRNQKTIDRVMKEYKGLIGLQGDVSSLDSIRKMASFIKENYPEANVLFNSAGIMRSFKLLDEKMELEQATAEVDINLKGTMWMTQALLPQLCKQNEAMVVTVSSGLSYLTSPIHPVYSATKAGVHMYTDALRIQLNKSGKNIHVMELVPPLVAETNLEPNGTKGESTTSMPSMSLDTLVKHGIKGMEKNKKRVVPGLSKVLRFAGKLFPDSFSNSMVRG; encoded by the coding sequence ATGAAGCTTTCAAATAATACAATCATTATTACTGGCGGCACTTCAGGAATTGGTCTTGCTTATGCTAAGGAATTGTTAAAACGCGGGAATAAAGTGATTGTAATCGGCCGTAATCAAAAAACAATCGATCGGGTGATGAAAGAGTACAAAGGACTGATCGGATTACAAGGGGACGTTTCAAGTCTTGATTCAATTCGGAAAATGGCAAGTTTCATTAAGGAAAACTACCCCGAAGCCAATGTTTTATTTAATTCAGCCGGAATTATGCGTTCTTTTAAACTGCTTGATGAAAAAATGGAGCTTGAACAGGCGACAGCTGAAGTTGACATAAATCTTAAAGGAACAATGTGGATGACCCAAGCTTTGCTGCCGCAGCTTTGTAAGCAAAATGAAGCGATGGTCGTAACGGTGAGTTCTGGTCTATCTTATCTGACTTCACCTATTCATCCCGTTTATTCTGCTACGAAAGCAGGAGTTCATATGTATACCGACGCGCTTCGCATTCAATTAAATAAGTCAGGGAAAAATATTCATGTGATGGAATTAGTACCGCCGCTTGTTGCAGAAACAAATCTTGAACCGAATGGAACAAAAGGTGAGAGTACTACAAGTATGCCAAGCATGTCTTTGGATACCCTTGTTAAACATGGCATCAAGGGTATGGAAAAAAACAAGAAGCGCGTAGTCCCGGGTTTATCGAAAGTTTTGCGCTTTGCAGGAAAATTATTCCCTGATTCATTCTCTAATTCCATGGTGCGAGGATGA
- the hisF gene encoding imidazole glycerol phosphate synthase subunit HisF — MIAKRIIPCLDVKDGTVVKGTNFVSLRELGDPVAMAAAYSKSGADEIVFLDISATHEGRATMMDIVRQTALHVFVPFTVGGGVRSLDDMTTMLQAGADKVAINSAAVADPELITMGAQKFGSQCIVAAIDAKRFDDGWHVVTHGGRKDTGIDAIEWAKEAQARGAGEILLTSMDADGVKTGYDLPLTKAIVDQVRIPVIASGGCGSPEHITEVFQETDVSAALAASIFHDKTFSIEEVKQSCRQEGVRIREA; from the coding sequence ATGATCGCAAAACGCATCATTCCATGCCTTGATGTAAAGGATGGCACTGTCGTGAAGGGGACGAACTTCGTTTCCCTGCGCGAGCTCGGTGATCCAGTCGCGATGGCCGCTGCTTATTCAAAAAGCGGGGCCGATGAGATTGTCTTCCTTGATATCTCGGCAACGCATGAAGGACGGGCAACGATGATGGATATCGTGCGCCAGACGGCATTGCATGTGTTCGTGCCTTTCACTGTCGGCGGCGGTGTGCGCTCGCTGGATGATATGACTACCATGCTGCAGGCAGGGGCAGACAAAGTAGCCATCAATTCAGCGGCTGTTGCTGATCCGGAACTTATCACGATGGGAGCACAGAAATTCGGTTCCCAGTGCATCGTCGCTGCCATCGATGCGAAGCGCTTTGATGATGGCTGGCATGTCGTCACGCATGGCGGCCGTAAGGATACCGGGATCGATGCCATCGAATGGGCAAAAGAAGCCCAAGCAAGGGGAGCAGGGGAGATCCTGCTGACAAGCATGGATGCCGATGGTGTGAAAACCGGATACGACCTGCCCCTCACCAAAGCAATCGTCGATCAAGTCCGCATACCGGTGATTGCTTCCGGAGGCTGCGGCAGCCCCGAGCATATAACCGAAGTATTCCAGGAAACAGATGTTTCAGCTGCACTTGCAGCATCGATTTTCCATGATAAAACCTTCAGCATCGAAGAAGTGAAACAAAGCTGCCGACAGGAAGGAGTGCGAATTCGTGAAGCCTGA
- a CDS encoding ATP phosphoribosyltransferase regulatory subunit, translating to MFLPAGSRDLTGRQLVNRVAIYEKFQSIVNLRNYQSIETPVIEYSTTFTNPYAGMTLKKMLKWFDEEGEIEVLRPDWTIAVARALANQQSDQQKWAYAGSVFKKDHTGVESHQAGIEIIRTPGLYGEYESLFTAVRFLRELGVEQYSIELGHTEIFETFISSLELDEVTASQVRQAMHDKRKDEVYRLIKETGNEETAESVAALTDAFGGTAILDAFAQAWKNDVKLFPVIQELQQLASALEELGQDVIVDLGRVKQLPYYNGAMFRGFLAESGAECFSGGRYDELYEQFGGRMSAVGLAFDMDVLAAVLPAPQAKERICLLTDEQGLIAAEALRHQYPDAVVDVRTEAKAGDFDRVYRVIQRGEGYEVIEE from the coding sequence ATGTTCTTACCAGCAGGAAGCCGCGATTTGACCGGTCGACAGCTTGTCAATCGTGTAGCTATATACGAAAAGTTCCAGTCTATCGTTAATTTACGGAATTATCAATCGATTGAAACACCTGTCATTGAGTATAGCACGACTTTTACCAATCCGTATGCGGGTATGACACTTAAAAAGATGCTCAAATGGTTCGATGAGGAAGGGGAAATCGAAGTATTGCGTCCGGATTGGACGATCGCTGTTGCCAGGGCCCTTGCCAATCAGCAGTCGGATCAGCAGAAATGGGCTTATGCCGGATCTGTATTCAAGAAGGACCACACGGGTGTGGAAAGCCATCAGGCAGGCATCGAAATCATCCGCACACCGGGGCTGTATGGGGAATATGAAAGTCTGTTCACGGCTGTCCGCTTTCTCAGGGAGCTTGGAGTGGAACAGTACAGCATCGAACTGGGACATACGGAAATCTTCGAAACCTTCATTTCTTCCTTGGAACTCGATGAAGTGACAGCTTCCCAGGTCAGGCAGGCAATGCATGATAAGCGGAAGGATGAAGTATACCGCCTCATCAAAGAAACAGGGAATGAAGAGACAGCTGAGTCAGTGGCTGCATTGACAGACGCATTCGGCGGGACAGCCATTTTGGATGCTTTTGCACAAGCATGGAAAAATGATGTTAAATTATTCCCTGTCATTCAAGAGCTGCAGCAGCTTGCTTCTGCCCTTGAAGAGCTGGGACAGGATGTCATCGTCGACCTTGGGCGCGTCAAACAGCTTCCTTATTACAATGGCGCGATGTTCAGGGGGTTCCTTGCAGAAAGCGGAGCTGAATGCTTCTCCGGCGGCAGATATGATGAATTGTATGAACAATTCGGCGGCAGGATGAGTGCAGTCGGGTTGGCTTTCGATATGGATGTACTTGCTGCTGTACTGCCGGCACCACAAGCGAAAGAACGCATTTGCTTGCTGACCGATGAACAAGGGCTTATCGCTGCCGAAGCATTGCGCCATCAATACCCGGATGCAGTAGTCGATGTCAGGACGGAAGCGAAAGCAGGGGATTTTGATCGTGTTTATCGAGTGATACAACGCGGGGAAGGATATGAGGTGATCGAAGAATGA
- a CDS encoding glycoside hydrolase family 43 protein — protein MFGLFLISVLLFAPNASANFWEISGDTMLHDPSLTKEGNVWWAFGTGEVDKNGIRVLRSEDGRRWGATPVIFPQPLPWWKQYVPNHASNQWAPDVSYYNGRYWVFYSVSSFGSNTSLIGLTSTTSIQSGNWRDDGLVIRSTPANDYNAIDGDLVIDANGEPWLSFGSFWSGIKLTKLDKNTMKPTGTIHSIAARPNVPNNPIEAPNITYRNGYYYLFVSFDHCCRGVDSDYKIAVGRSKNITGPYVDKNGRNMLDGGGTIFDAGNERWIGPGHQDVYDNNVFVRHAYDAENNGIPRLLINDLYWDSNGWPRY, from the coding sequence GTGTTTGGCTTATTTCTTATTTCTGTTTTGTTGTTTGCACCGAATGCATCGGCTAACTTCTGGGAGATATCAGGTGATACAATGCTGCATGATCCTTCACTCACGAAGGAAGGAAACGTGTGGTGGGCTTTTGGAACCGGGGAAGTGGATAAAAACGGAATTCGCGTCCTGCGTTCGGAGGATGGGAGACGTTGGGGCGCCACGCCGGTTATTTTTCCGCAGCCACTCCCTTGGTGGAAGCAGTACGTCCCGAATCATGCAAGCAATCAATGGGCGCCCGATGTCTCTTATTACAACGGCAGATACTGGGTATTTTATTCCGTCTCTTCATTTGGATCCAATACTTCCTTGATTGGCCTGACTTCCACAACCAGCATCCAATCCGGAAATTGGCGGGATGATGGACTTGTGATAAGGTCCACTCCAGCTAATGATTACAATGCAATCGACGGTGATCTGGTCATAGATGCAAATGGTGAGCCATGGCTGTCATTCGGCTCATTCTGGAGCGGGATCAAGCTCACAAAATTGGATAAGAATACTATGAAACCGACTGGTACGATCCATTCCATCGCAGCGCGTCCAAATGTTCCCAACAATCCGATTGAAGCACCAAATATTACGTACAGGAATGGGTACTATTATTTATTCGTTTCATTTGATCATTGCTGCCGAGGTGTGGACAGTGACTATAAGATCGCCGTTGGCCGATCCAAAAATATAACGGGTCCTTATGTTGATAAAAACGGCAGGAATATGCTTGATGGCGGCGGTACGATCTTTGATGCTGGCAATGAACGCTGGATCGGTCCGGGGCACCAGGATGTGTATGATAACAACGTCTTTGTCCGCCACGCCTACGATGCAGAAAATAATGGCATTCCACGGCTGCTGATCAACGATTTGTACTGGGATTCCAATGGATGGCCGCGATACTGA
- the hisB gene encoding imidazoleglycerol-phosphate dehydratase HisB, with protein sequence MRKAEKTRKTFETDIDMQVNLDDHSNIEINTGVGFFDHMLTLFASHARIGLVTEAKGDLHIDSHHTVEDTGIVLGQLVKEALGSKEGINRYGHAFVPMDETLGFVALDISGRPFLVFDAAFENPKLGNFDTELVREFFQAFSVHAGITLHAKVHYGSNTHHKAESLFKALGQALAIAIKINPDIKGVNSTKGMIE encoded by the coding sequence ATGCGCAAAGCAGAAAAAACTCGTAAAACATTCGAAACAGACATCGATATGCAGGTGAATCTGGACGATCACAGCAATATCGAAATCAATACAGGAGTAGGTTTCTTCGATCATATGCTGACACTGTTCGCAAGCCACGCGAGAATCGGCCTCGTGACCGAAGCGAAGGGAGACTTGCATATCGATAGCCACCATACCGTGGAGGATACCGGTATCGTACTCGGTCAGCTGGTCAAAGAAGCGCTCGGTTCGAAGGAAGGGATCAACCGATACGGTCATGCTTTTGTACCGATGGATGAAACATTGGGCTTTGTGGCCCTGGATATCAGCGGGCGTCCCTTCCTTGTGTTTGATGCAGCGTTCGAGAATCCGAAACTGGGGAACTTCGATACAGAGCTGGTACGCGAATTCTTCCAGGCTTTCTCCGTTCATGCAGGTATTACACTGCATGCCAAGGTGCATTATGGCTCCAATACGCATCATAAAGCAGAGTCCCTGTTCAAGGCCCTTGGCCAGGCACTTGCGATTGCCATAAAAATAAATCCGGATATCAAAGGAGTCAACAGCACGAAAGGGATGATCGAATGA
- the hisH gene encoding imidazole glycerol phosphate synthase subunit HisH — protein MIAIVDYGVGNVASVANACKQLGYETILTDEKEQFEQATHIILPGVGSFRAAMEEIKRRSLSELLLDLAARKPFIGICVGMQLLFEKGFEHGETAGLGLIPGTIDKIETSHLLPHIGWNALKVSESFPAYAEHDGKHVYFVHSYQAYTPEDHIVASTEYGTNIPAIVQKNNICGIQFHPEKSEKAGQLLLQSVFESSQRAIGKEGSK, from the coding sequence ATGATCGCAATCGTCGATTACGGCGTCGGCAATGTTGCGAGCGTTGCCAATGCCTGCAAACAGCTGGGTTATGAAACGATCCTGACTGATGAAAAAGAGCAATTCGAGCAAGCGACGCATATCATCCTGCCAGGCGTCGGTTCATTCCGCGCCGCTATGGAAGAAATCAAAAGACGCAGCTTAAGCGAGCTGCTTCTTGATCTTGCTGCACGTAAACCGTTCATCGGTATCTGTGTCGGCATGCAGCTATTATTCGAGAAAGGTTTTGAACATGGGGAAACAGCAGGGCTGGGTCTCATCCCGGGAACGATCGATAAAATCGAAACGAGCCATCTGCTTCCTCATATCGGCTGGAATGCTTTGAAAGTAAGCGAGAGTTTTCCTGCTTATGCGGAGCATGACGGCAAGCATGTTTATTTTGTCCACAGCTACCAGGCGTACACACCAGAAGATCATATCGTCGCCAGCACGGAGTATGGTACAAACATACCTGCCATCGTGCAGAAGAATAATATTTGCGGAATTCAGTTCCATCCGGAAAAAAGTGAAAAAGCCGGCCAGCTGCTATTGCAAAGTGTGTTTGAAAGCAGTCAGCGGGCCATTGGCAAGGAGGGAAGCAAATGA
- the hisD gene encoding histidinol dehydrogenase — protein MKKLTRRRFLEQFCTRKADSGFDPDVLQAVSDILKDVQAEGDQAVRKYTERFDGSTAEQLLVSETEMQEAKAKVAPETLMALEEAAANIRAFHEKQVSPSRIMLAEDGRQLGQLVLPMERIGIYVPGGKAVYPSTILMNSIPARLAGVKEIIMVTPVKENGDIAPVLVAAAEIAGVDKIYKIGGAQAIGALAYGTETIAPVDKIVGPGNAYVAAAKMLVFGQVGIDMIAGPSEVAIIADETADPAYIAADLLAQAEHDENARVVLLTHSRTLIESVERELEAQLEKLPRKAIASAAISGKSALVLTESVTESFELSNAFAPEHLEIQTADPLSSLGKIKHAGSVFLGAYAPTALGDYYGGTNHVLPTNGTARFSSGLSVDDFIKKTTYTFYEKQALQKARTAVTQLTEEEQLTGHGESINIRFK, from the coding sequence ATGAAAAAGCTGACAAGAAGACGATTTTTGGAGCAGTTTTGCACCCGAAAAGCAGATAGCGGCTTTGATCCGGATGTGCTTCAAGCTGTATCGGACATTTTAAAGGATGTGCAGGCGGAGGGTGATCAAGCCGTCCGTAAATATACCGAACGATTCGATGGCTCGACAGCGGAACAGCTGCTTGTTTCAGAAACCGAGATGCAAGAAGCGAAAGCAAAAGTGGCACCTGAAACATTGATGGCTTTAGAGGAAGCAGCTGCCAATATCCGCGCTTTCCATGAAAAGCAAGTCAGCCCGTCCCGAATCATGCTGGCTGAAGACGGCAGACAGCTTGGTCAGCTCGTCCTGCCGATGGAACGGATCGGCATTTATGTGCCTGGCGGCAAAGCGGTATACCCATCGACGATCCTGATGAATAGCATCCCGGCACGATTGGCCGGTGTGAAGGAAATCATCATGGTCACACCGGTAAAGGAAAACGGGGACATTGCACCGGTCTTGGTGGCAGCAGCTGAAATAGCCGGGGTGGATAAGATCTATAAGATTGGCGGTGCCCAGGCCATCGGCGCATTGGCGTACGGGACGGAAACCATCGCACCGGTCGATAAAATTGTCGGACCAGGCAATGCCTATGTTGCGGCAGCAAAAATGCTTGTCTTTGGCCAGGTAGGGATCGATATGATTGCAGGACCATCTGAAGTGGCCATCATCGCGGATGAAACAGCCGACCCTGCCTACATCGCCGCTGATTTACTGGCTCAGGCAGAGCATGATGAAAATGCAAGAGTGGTCCTGTTGACACACAGCAGGACGCTGATTGAATCAGTGGAAAGGGAGCTCGAAGCGCAGCTGGAAAAGCTGCCTCGTAAAGCGATAGCAAGCGCTGCAATCAGTGGGAAGAGTGCTCTGGTCCTGACAGAATCAGTGACAGAAAGCTTTGAGTTATCCAATGCATTCGCTCCGGAACATTTGGAAATCCAGACAGCCGATCCGCTATCATCCTTAGGGAAAATCAAACACGCTGGTTCTGTCTTTCTTGGTGCTTATGCTCCGACAGCACTTGGAGACTATTACGGGGGGACGAATCATGTTCTGCCGACAAACGGCACAGCCAGATTCTCGTCCGGGCTCAGTGTGGATGATTTTATCAAGAAAACAACATATACGTTCTATGAAAAACAAGCGTTGCAGAAAGCCAGGACGGCTGTCACTCAGCTGACAGAAGAGGAACAGCTGACAGGCCATGGGGAATCGATCAATATCCGGTTTAAATGA
- a CDS encoding TetR/AcrR family transcriptional regulator, which produces MKNLSKEIILETAHRMVAEHGMEKVNLSKVGKELGTSHAAIYKYFSGKEALWTELALSWLDNELSKLFPFETKSYSSTKEIIHDWFWVLSESKYNAYHREPEMFKLYTTYIDGNPQALARHLTDLSGSLKKAAGIENNSTLKALFLAFSYFSSPSFAENWSQIDFKGEFENVWNLVEAGI; this is translated from the coding sequence ATGAAGAATTTAAGTAAAGAAATCATATTGGAAACTGCTCATCGTATGGTAGCTGAACATGGGATGGAAAAAGTCAATCTTTCAAAGGTTGGAAAAGAATTAGGAACGAGTCATGCAGCAATTTATAAATATTTCTCAGGAAAGGAAGCATTATGGACAGAGCTTGCCCTTTCATGGCTTGATAATGAACTGTCAAAACTATTTCCCTTCGAAACTAAAAGTTATTCCTCTACAAAGGAAATCATTCATGATTGGTTTTGGGTTTTGAGTGAATCAAAATACAACGCTTATCATCGCGAACCAGAAATGTTTAAGTTATATACAACGTATATCGATGGAAATCCCCAAGCTTTGGCTCGTCACCTTACCGACTTATCCGGCAGCTTAAAAAAAGCAGCCGGAATTGAAAACAACAGTACATTAAAAGCACTGTTCTTGGCATTTTCATATTTTTCATCCCCCTCCTTTGCAGAAAATTGGTCACAAATCGACTTCAAAGGAGAATTCGAGAATGTCTGGAATTTGGTCGAAGCAGGAATTTAA
- the hisJ gene encoding histidinol-phosphatase HisJ has translation MIGDFHVHTQYCQHGADDKMEDYVLQAIEKGISHLSFTEHAPLPENFKDPAPKRDSAMDRDKVDAYLKEGKALQKQYEKDIQINIGFEVDFIRGFEQETEQFLDMYGPEMDDGILSVHMLQAPDDSWFCIDYSKEEFGRAARAFGGLTPLYKAYYTSLLASIEADLGRFKPKRIGHITLIQKFQLAYPKPADFSKEQQHILEIIKRKGYELDVNTAGLFKPLCKEIYPPAELLEHAAELGIPLVPGSDSHEAIGIAKGFDRISAFSLHLPQELNK, from the coding sequence ATGATCGGCGATTTTCATGTACATACCCAATACTGCCAGCACGGCGCAGATGATAAAATGGAGGACTATGTCCTGCAGGCAATCGAAAAAGGAATCAGCCACCTCTCCTTTACGGAACACGCTCCCCTTCCGGAAAACTTCAAAGATCCTGCCCCCAAGCGCGACAGCGCGATGGACAGGGACAAGGTCGACGCTTATTTGAAGGAAGGAAAAGCGCTGCAGAAACAATATGAAAAAGACATACAGATCAATATTGGCTTTGAAGTCGATTTTATCCGTGGCTTTGAACAGGAAACCGAGCAATTCCTTGATATGTATGGGCCGGAAATGGATGATGGCATCCTATCTGTGCATATGCTGCAGGCGCCGGATGATTCCTGGTTCTGCATTGACTACAGTAAAGAAGAATTTGGTCGTGCAGCGCGTGCATTCGGCGGACTTACACCATTATATAAAGCCTATTATACTAGTTTGCTAGCATCCATCGAAGCAGATCTCGGCCGCTTCAAGCCAAAACGGATCGGGCACATCACTTTGATTCAAAAATTCCAGCTCGCTTACCCCAAGCCAGCTGACTTCTCCAAGGAACAGCAGCATATCCTGGAGATCATAAAGAGAAAAGGATATGAACTCGATGTGAATACAGCCGGTCTTTTTAAGCCTTTATGTAAGGAGATTTATCCTCCAGCCGAGCTCCTGGAACATGCTGCCGAGCTCGGCATCCCGCTGGTTCCTGGTTCTGACAGCCATGAAGCGATTGGTATTGCGAAAGGTTTCGACCGAATATCAGCTTTTTCTCTTCATCTTCCGCAAGAATTGAATAAGTAA